In Oryzias latipes chromosome 6, ASM223467v1, the sequence ttaGTGGAATAGTTACAAAACAGCTATTGTCACATGGGAAAAGTATACATAAATATGCAATTTCTACAATTTGGACTACTCATGTTTAAGATCAAAAGAATGATTTTGATCAACCTATGATTTCACTTTTTGATGttagtttttaaagtaatgACAAAACTAAGATAGTTTGCTAggttattatttttcctttgtgtttatTAATGTCCCTCTCAGCCAGTAAAGTTCagtatgcaaaaaacaaaacaataaaacaaaaacactgtatTTGTAGATTGTTGCAGCTGCTAACATATGGAAAATGTTAGCACCCAGACTGTTAGCACTCCGGCACAGATCCATGTGGATGTCTGAAGAATGTGCAGCAGGTTTGCCACCTACAGCTGTGGGATGAGCAGACAAGACCAGTTTTACCCCCAGCTCCACAGCCAAGCATTACTGTGGACCAACTCAATTGCTCTTTAAAGGGAGCACCACATAATTTTTCCTCTTATTGATCactatattcttttttttctttttttcggcCAAGTGTTTTTCAAAACTAGAACATTGTACTACaatttacccttttttttatattttccctAAGTTTTAGTGTAAAATATTCCACCTTTCTTTCCAAAATTTGTCTtccgttttgttcttttgtaaaTTGGGGATTTTATTCCCTCATAAATTAAGAACTTTTTCTagtattttcaaattaaacaactataaagttgtgaaaatgatcagtttttaaGCCTGGATTTAATTGACATGGATGCGCTCTAAAGATGCAACAGTGCAAAGCTACTGTGATAGCCAAAGTTTCATCAAAatacaatacatttttacatataAATGAATTTGActattttgcttcatttattgAGATATACTTTGTCTGATATTGATTGCACTGGTTCAAAAATATGAAAGATATatggaagtttgtttttttctgttttagaactTACAGAGGACTTTTTTCTCGTGTTAGCTCCAGCTGCAAACTGTCACAGAAGTACAAGCATGAATATTCTAGCACTGACATAAATATTTCACTCTTTCAATGAGATGTGGGGATAAGACAGGAGACAGAGAGTATTGGATTACACCGGAGGCTCACAGGAATTAAGAGAGACGAGATGAGAACAAGGAGCAGGCCTGTTTCATGTTGACAAGAAGAAGAGTGGTGGCGAAGGCTAAATTTCTGACCTGCGGCGGGCAGTGAATATATtcctgcagggttttttttctatgtccATTTCCTGTTTGAATCTTCCCATGCGACTTACCTTTTATGGTGAGGCACCCCTGCTATTTGTCCTCTGATGATCCCGCATGTCTCACGCTCCAACTTGGCACTGATACCCACAAACCCATCTGCACAAACACAGACGGGGGCTAAAGGGGTTTATGTTTAACTTTCCCTAAATATTTCATGATTTGAAGACAAATACTCTAATGTTCATCATCTACTGTTTTTCTGTAATAAAATATGTCAACGTGTTATCAGGTGCACACCCCAGAACCCCTATTATGTGGCAATACTTGTGTGACAGTTAAGTAAACAGCATTTGCTTGTTTACTAAATGTTTTCTGACAAAGTAATGAGACGGATTCATTCAGCCAGAAATTTAATAACGGAAAATAACCACTCTAAGGTAAAATAATCATTCCCACTGCGCACGCATGCTACCTGATCTGGATGTTGAGTGAGATGTCACAGGTTCGCACAAGCATAAAGCACATATCTTTTCACTATAAACTAAATTAGCAGCAAAAAGTTGGAGAGTGCCGCGCCAATTCCCCATCATCCATGTCTATCTGCCTGCAGATTGCACAGCTGTTTGATGGAGTTCTCATGCCCCTTCATCCTGCCTTCCTCgatcctgctgctcctcctcctcctcctcctcctcctcttcctcatacTCATAGTCTAAATCTGCCCTCTCGTACTCCAGCCCCTCTCCTTCATAATCTAATCCCTCTCCTTCACATATCAGCTCCTCCGTCTCATATTCAACCATCTCTTCGTCATATTCCAGATTAGTTCCGTCAAAGTCTGTGGCTGGAGGCTTTGAGCTGATTCcctgctcttcctccttcaCATCTGTATCTTCAATGGTCACCACAGCTCCGTTCAATGCTGCTTTTGAGTTGCTGTTTTTCAAGATGCCATGAATGACTGGCTCCTCCTCAGCCTCAGCTTCAGCCTGAGCTTCTGCCTCTGCCTCTTCCTCTGCAGCCTTTCGTCTCTCCTTCCTGGCCTCACGGATCTCCATGAACTCTGCTGCTCCTTCACCGACCACAATCACCTCCTCTCCTACTTTAGGAGGTGCAGTGATTGGGTTGTGGTCGTAGGAGAATAGGTGCAGGGACTTAAGGCGCTTCAGGCTGGGCAATTCTGTGAGTTTGTTACGGTCCATGTCCAGGATCTCCAAGCCCTCCATACGTAGCAGGACAGTTGGGAAGGTTTCAAAGCGATTTCCATACAGCCACAATCCTGTCAAAGCCTCCATGCGACACAGGTCAGAAGGCAGCGCTTTTAGCCGGTTGTCTCCCATTTGCAGAGACTTGAGATGGGGCAGATCATAGAGCTCCTTTGGAAACATCTGGAAGTAGTTACTCTCCATCCACAAGCATCTGAGATTCTGCAGGTTCTTCACCTCAGGGGGAAGGCTCATTAGTCGATTGCTGCCCAGGTAGAGACGGGTGAGGTTGGTGAGCTGACACACCGGCAAAGGGACGTCTTCAATCTTGTTAAAGTCGAGGGCAAGTATCCGCAGATCCTGCAGCTGGGTGATTCTCTCTGGCAAAGTACGTAGACTATTCCCACAAACGTAAAGTTTCTCTAAGTACAGCAGATCATAAACACGCAAAGGTAAGCGCTTAAATTTACGGTAGCTCAAGTCAAGTACGGGATCCCCACTCTCCAACAACTCCTCCACCCCAAGTGGGAGCTCAACGTCatccttttcctcctcctcttcttttttcttcctgtctgCTTCCTCACCATCAACAGCcccgtcttcctcctcttcgCCCTCATCCTTCCTGGAGGAGTTGCCCATGCTGTGCCAAGCAGTCCCTGACTCTGAGATGAGTCAGGGCAGAGTCATTTGATGAAGCTGCTTCTAAGTTAACCCTCAGCCTGACAGCCAAtgctgctttgcagctgagCCCAGAAACTGCAAATGTTGAGCTCCACACCAATCAAGAGTCCTGCAATCATCTTCATCAGTTTCGTTactgttcaaaaaaacaaacatggaagtAAGAACAATTATGATAGCTTAAACtgtactaaaaaaacaaaacaaaacagaaaacacaaaaagtgcTTTAAATTAGTTTAACAATGCTTACCTTTGACtttctttaagtttaaaaaaatgctttgaagtTACAGTATCACATGATCCATCCAGAccaaaaagtagaaaaagtgtCACCTTAGGAAACAAAACTGTCATGTCACAGCTCCCCGTCCTCGCCCTCTGTTGTCTGTGGGTAAACCCAGTGATGTGTGCGGGGCTGAGGGAAAGGACAGGGAACGAAAAGTTAATAGAAGTTAATACAGCATGAGGCATCAGAAGACGAGGTCTCGCGCAGTTCTAATCCAAAAGGAGTTGCTCGTCGGAAAATTGCACTGTTGACTGATGGACTCTGCCCCTCATATTTTGGCCGCTTTTCCGCCATCAGCCCGAAGGTTTTCATCCGCCTGATGCGTCCCATCCTCGTAACCGGAGCAAAGGGACACGCACGTCACATGGCCAGAGCGCACGAGCGCGCTCTGGCGCGTGGAAGAGACGCAACGTGAAAAGAAAGTAAACTTTGTCGTCACCCTGTTCATCTTAAGAATCCTAGGTTaccattgagttttttttaaataaatctgctgCATCATTGCATTTATAGTTTATTATAATGAggcaaaaaaaagctaattgtcACCATTTTTGCAAGTTGTAGAAAAGAGATGTCTGTAATGTTCACCACATCATAGATTCACTTCAACTGTAAGAGACAGAtgaaaaaagaatccaggaaattaaacattttaaaataatttgtttgtatAATGTTGCAAAAAACCAGGTATTTATTACCAACAAATAAGCATAACTCTGTCCTTGTTACTTCTTCTTTGAGAAGCTCTTCTGCCAATGCTCACCAATGACTTGATTGTACAACAGTGAACCAATCTGCAATAAACAAGcataaatacccccccccccccccccccacacacacacacactctagtCTAAAGGTAGTGGTTGCGCACAGATGATGCAGGGCCGAAATAGTAAACATGTTAGACTTGAACAGGTTCAATGTGTGATTCAACTaaatttttggtaaaaaatagaaaactgcCCTTATGACTAATACATTTTGTTAGTGTGTTACATTTAGCAGCATTTGAAAATCCGCTTCTTTGCCTCTGGCCTCTCCCTTTAGGGCTGCTGCAGTGAATCCTCCAACTCCTTTAAGTTTAGTAGTTTGGAAATGTGGAGAGTTTTCTAAAAGACCTGAGATCCAGTTTTGCTTTGATACCATTCTGGGTATCAATTGTGATTATTTCATaagtatttgaaaaataaaacagctaaGCTTGTTTAAGAGGTTATCCCTGGCTCCAACCACCagattttttgtgtgatttgaaAAAATGCAAGTTCAAATCTTATGACAGCTTTCAGTCTGTATATGTCCATTTTATAGATTTGTCTTGCACAAAATTGCTTAAGATATTCTCTTTGAGATTTATTCTTGAGGTATAAATAATTTTATAGTTGTCACAGCAGATTCTTTGCAGAGCAATCATCTCAtacagatgctttttttttctatggttGTGCTGACCCTGGAAATAGCAAGTAGGAATAGGTCACGGGAACCGTGGGCATAGACCTCTAAGCTCCCACTGGGTCatgaaattaaacaaataaagtaaaagtagTTTAGAAATTGCCCTATAAATAAGAGCATAACGTTAATAAATTATACAACCTTTTAGAACAAACACAGTCAGCAGTAATGATTTAGAATCAGTACAAAACCCCACAGCTCTGTGATAAGATAATTTTAAGTTTATGAGAATATTTTGTGGAAGTACGAGCGAATAAAGGAGATTTCTAAAGCTTAGGGATAACAAGACAAATATATAATGTGATTCTTAAATACATGATTAGTGATGTACACTTATTTTACTGTGGGAAATGACTCTTTCAGTACAGAGTACAAaatgaagaaggaaaaacaagatTCTGTTGAAAAAAGTATGACTTCCCATTTAAATGTCCATCTTAGCTACaatcaaatgaaaaagtgtTTACTTTGCTTACCAAACATGGCAATTAGAAACAACAGTTGGAAAGTGATCAAGTGTGAATGTCACAAAATCATAAAATCACAAGAGAAAAACCTCAGGTCACTGATGTCAGATGTCTCACCACAGAGTCAGCGACAAATGAGAACATCATCTCTGTCCTGAAATGACCACAGCTGATCATCTCCTCAAACACCTCCGAGGTCCCAGATTTAGAAAACCAATTCATCCCACATTTTTGTGACTTTCAGATGAAATATTAGAAGCAGTTAAAGTATCGATTACTATGCAGGGTTTTATCGAGGTGTCTGTCTGtcagtttttttcaaactgtcacaaaacacagtttgaaaAGAACTGTGCACCTATAACTGTAAATAATGAGAATTCCTATTTTTGATACCTCTTCAGATCTGACAATGCTTTTTTTGGAGTTTCAGACGGATGATAAAAGtctgaaaaataatttcataaaatgTATGAGGTCACCTTTAGCAATTGCGTTATTGAACATTCCTGACATTTCTAACAACATTTGTTGTCTGCAGTACACAACTAAAACTATGgatagtttttttaattcatgtttattaaatCCTGTTAAGATCTAACCAGCTACAAAAGgtgtacataaaaaataataatccatGAAATAAATGCCCCTGTCTGAAAGTCCTTTGATTACTTAGCTAGCTACTTAGAAGTTTGTTGATAAGAAATTTGAACATATTGATATTCCTTTGGATGGTAAATTATTAATAACAGCTGATGCTGTGGTGTGGACCACAGCAGTGATTTAATCATAAAATACATGTCTTTTGAGCAtgccaatcagaatcagaatcagaatcttttattatcattctgcAGTGCACAATGAAATTTTTTCCAGCAACTCTTTTCCAACAATATAAAAaggtagaataaaataaaataaaggataaGGAGCTATATAAGACATAAATACTGTACAGTTAGAGTGGGGTGAATATTGCACATATGAGTGGGTATTCCACACATAGAATGAATATTGCACACACGGCATGAATATTGCGTAAAGTGCTTTGGATGAACAAGAGGagtccttttttttgtattaatcaACTTTAATTCCAAAACACTTAATCATTTTCGTTGTCACCCACATTCATTTTTCAGTATGTATTCGTCCCTGTATCTTTATGCCTCCAACACTTTTACAGCTGCCTCTTTTACCACCCTTTCATAATTCTGAAATCCTCTTTTTATTACTAGCCTCTactacaatttcttttttattcttcagaATAGGAGGAATGCAGCTTCTCAGTGATCTGTTTGTTTCCCCTCTGTCCTCTTGCTTctctttttaaagctgttcaGCACTGCAGTGTTTTCAtggctgcatttgttttttttgtttttgtcagaagTTCACGGCATTTTTAGTtttgtgtgaaaaacaaaaataccaacTCAAAAGTAGAAAGACATTTGCCCTCTTAGAAACCCTTTgttgcaaaaaatgatcagtatTCTTGTTGAAAAACAATAGTTATAATAACTACATTAGATTTCTATTGATTTAAACACTGTGTTAATTATTTCACTTTCTCATTGCTCTTTACTCGTGGCTCATCTATTTATACCAATTAAAATGAACTCTgtaattattttggaaaaatcgACTTCAGTGTACGTGGTAAGAAACAGCAGTCAAAACGAGACAGTTCACACATTTCTCCAAGTCAAATTAATTCCCAATTTTCTTTCAttgttgtgtgtattttttctgtctacattgacacacatacatgctatttttaaacctaaaaaaggAAACGGAGGCAAAAGGTGTAAGAATCAACGTCAAACTAAGATCAAATGTATCCTTTTTAGATTTATTACaggtaaaacacaaaaattgtgtttaaaagaaaatacatattcCCTGGAACTACATGGTGTTCTGGTGGCCACTATTGTCTCACTACAACCTAAAGATCCAGTTTCAAGTCCTGCATGACAAGTTCCATTCTGTGCAGACGTatcatgttcttttggcatagCTGCTGATTCCAAATTGCACTTAAAGTGACTAACAGGTTGAGTTGCATCGGCAGCTGTGAGTAGTTAGTCTCTTTGTGACCTTGTCATAGATTTGTGATTTGTTCAGCCTGTAGCCTGCCCTTTCTGCTGACAGCACTGATAGACCTCCTGTATCTGAAAAAGAATGGAGGTTTCCTGGAAGACCATAAATGTCCACAATATAGACTCAGAATTTCAATTTCTCAGTTTCAAAAGCTTTACCTCTTGATGAGTTTAATTTTTTACTATCACAATACAGGTACTTATTTTACTTAAGTATGTTTAGAACTATTTGTTTACTTGTTATTAAAGTTAGACATGGGTTAGGTTATTATATTCACTGAAgctgtatttttctaaatgagaaaaatgagaaTTTTTACCCTGtaaatataatattaaaaaaaacacccatttCTTAAATGTAGATGAGAAACAggccattttttatttacttctcatgaaaatcagttttcattccTGACTTATACCTAAAGACAGTTGCA encodes:
- the lrrc10b gene encoding leucine-rich repeat-containing protein 10B produces the protein MGNSSRKDEGEEEEDGAVDGEEADRKKKEEEEEKDDVELPLGVEELLESGDPVLDLSYRKFKRLPLRVYDLLYLEKLYVCGNSLRTLPERITQLQDLRILALDFNKIEDVPLPVCQLTNLTRLYLGSNRLMSLPPEVKNLQNLRCLWMESNYFQMFPKELYDLPHLKSLQMGDNRLKALPSDLCRMEALTGLWLYGNRFETFPTVLLRMEGLEILDMDRNKLTELPSLKRLKSLHLFSYDHNPITAPPKVGEEVIVVGEGAAEFMEIREARKERRKAAEEEAEAEAQAEAEAEEEPVIHGILKNSNSKAALNGAVVTIEDTDVKEEEQGISSKPPATDFDGTNLEYDEEMVEYETEELICEGEGLDYEGEGLEYERADLDYEYEEEEEEEEEEEQQDRGRQDEGA